A window of Argopecten irradians isolate NY chromosome 1, Ai_NY, whole genome shotgun sequence contains these coding sequences:
- the LOC138317914 gene encoding transmembrane protein 185A-like, whose protein sequence is MNLKNIFRDFNPSKFLVFTSLLIFSLLFALRLDDTIQWSYWVVFLPIWIWKLMVVLGALTGSYIWWKHPNYRVEGNNYVQFKAMVICTGMHLLLLMFEILACDNLESQHTRHPWILVFIPLMCMSVISIGICVWAVKNDRSFELELFSSVNILQFIFFALRLDNTIDWSWVIVFIPIWIVMCTAMIGVLYAIILAIILVKSPDIIPEQRRGNISSAIGYAFLVIPLLIFEILLTNRLDGDNHIKYTAITVPLFISLITLICLSFGAKGGNSWWFGIRKDFCQFLLGVCPFLQEYGNISYSLHNDDTDPEETAVETGKIDMYPSKKHRSSDQPKAVVPVISIETPD, encoded by the exons ATGAATCTGAAAAACATATTCAGAGATTTTAACCCAAG cAAATTTCTGGTGTTTACAAGTCTattgatattttctctgctATTTGCACTACGACTGGATGATACTATACAGTGGAGTTATTGGGTTGTGTTCCTTCCAATATGGATATGGAAATTAATGGTTGTCCTCGGCGCTTTGACAGGAAGTTATATCTGGTGGAAACACCCTAACTACAG AGTTGAGGGAAACAACTATGTACAGTTCAAGGCTATGGTGATATGTACTGGCATGCATCTACTACTGTTAATGTTTGAAATCCTGGCCTGTGATAACCTCGAGTCACAACACACTCGACACCCGTGGATACTGGTGTTCATCCCTCTCATGTGTATGTCGGTCATCTCCATCGGCATATGTGTGTGGGCAGTGAAAAATGACCGCTCCTTTGAG TTGGAGCTTTTCTCGTCAgtcaatattttacaatttattttctttgcACTGCGATTAGATAATACAATTGATTGGAGTTGGGTG ATTGTTTTCATTCCAATCTGGATTGTAATGTGTACTGCCATGATCGGTGTGCTGTATGCCATAATTTTAGCCATTATCTTGGTGAAGTCTCCGGATATCATTCCAGAACAGAGGAGAGGAAACATTTCCTCCGCCATTGGTTATGCATTCTTAGTGATTCCTTTACTTATTTTTGAG ATATTATTAACAAACCGTCTGGACGGAGACAATCATATAAAGTATACCGCCATCACTGTCCCTCTGTTCATATCTCTCATCACTCTCATCTGTCTCTCGTTTGGTGctaagggaggcaactcct GGTGGTTTGGAATAAGAAAAGACTTTTGTCAGTTTTTGCTAGGAGTGTGTCCATTTTTACAAGAATATGgtaatatttcatattcacTACACAATGATGATACTGATCCTGAGGAGACTGCTGTGGAGACAGGAAAAATAGACATGTATCCATCTAAAAAGCACCGCAGTTCTGACCAACCAAAGGCGGTAGTGCCAGTTATATCAATAGAGACGCCGGACTGA